A window of the Ipomoea triloba cultivar NCNSP0323 chromosome 14, ASM357664v1 genome harbors these coding sequences:
- the LOC116004941 gene encoding zerumbone synthase-like, with the protein MASGSTAPKRLDGRVAIVTGGVGGIGSCIAKLFCEHGAKVILADTRDDESQSICKDLGPDNACFVHCDVASESEIENAVNTAMFMHGRLDIMVNNAGIVGAKVSDIVDCDAADFINVFRVNALGAFLGTKHAARVMKPVQRGSIINTASAAGIIGGCPHAYTCSKHAIVGLTKNTALDLGRYGIRVNCVSPHAVPTRMSKTYLGLGEEDKFDVYSDLKGVEVRPEDVADAFLYLASDESRYVNGHNLLVDGGFTVSNSGLSLYSQ; encoded by the exons atggcAAGCGGTTCTACTGCCCCAAAGAG GTTGGATGGAAGAGTTGCCATAGTTACTGGCGGTGTTGGCGGCATCGGCTCTTGCATCGCCAAGCTATTCTGCGAACATGGTGCCAAAGTCATACTGGCGGACACCCGGGACGACGAGAGCCAATCCATCTGCAAAGATTTGGGCCCCGATAACGCCTGCTTTGTTCACTGCGATGTCGCCAGCGAATCGGAAATCGAAAACGCGGTGAACACGGCGATGTTTATGCACGGAAGGCTGGATATAATGGTCAACAACGCCGGCATCGTGGGAGCCAAGGTGTCGGACATTGTCGACTGCGACGCCGCGGATTTCATCAACGTGTTTCGCGTCAACGCCCTCGGCGCGTTTCTGGGCACCAAACACGCCGCCCGCGTGATGAAGCCCGTTCAAAGGGGGAGCATCATAAACACGGCGAGTGCCGCGGGGATTATAGGCGGCTGCCCGCACGCTTATACCTGCTCAAAACACGCCATTGTTGGGCTGACCAAGAACACCGCGCTGGACCTGGGGCGATACGGGATCCGAGTCAACTGTGTTTCCCCTCATGCGGTGCCGACGAGGATGTCGAAGACGTATTTGGGGTTGGGAGAGGAGGACAAATTTGATGTGTATTCAGACCTTAAAGGTGTTGAGGTTAGGCCAGAGGATGTTGCAGATGCTTTTCTTTATCTAGCGAGTGATGAGTCCAGGTATGTGAATGGCCACAACCTTCTTGTGGATGGTGGGTTCACAGTTTCTAATAGCGGTTTAAGTCTTTACAGCcaataa